Genomic window (Hydrogenimonas cancrithermarum):
GGCGACAAAGCCAAAGAACAGCTTGGGCATCCCGAAGCTGCTGCCATTGTCATCTGGACGACGACACCGTGGACACTTCCCGCGAATGTCGGTATCAGCCTCAATCCCGACGAGATGTATGTGCTCACGAAAGATGGCTACATCGTGGCAGAGAAGCTTTTCGACGATCTTCTCGAGAGCGGTGTTGTCGAAGGGCCGATTGAGATGCGTATTCCCGCACGCGATCTGGAGGGGATGGTCGCCATCAACCCGCTCAACGGCCGCCCTTCTCGCATCGTGCTGGGCGAACACGTTTTGATGGACAACGGTACGGGTGCGGTCCATACGGCACCGGGTCATGGAGAGGACGACTATCGCGTAGGGCTCGTCAACGACCTCGAAGTGGTGATGCCGGTCGACGAAGAGGGGAAATATGACGAGACGGTTGTGCGTCTCGGCCTTCTGCCCAATGCCGAAGAGTTTGTCGGCAAGCATATTTTCGAAGCGAACGAAGAGATTTTGAAACTGCTGGGCCCGGCACTTTTGAAAGTCGAAAAATTCACCCACTCCTATCCGCACTGCTGGCGAAGTCACACGCCTCTCATCTTCCGCGCAACCAAGCAGTGGTTCATCAGTATCGACGGCAAGCCGGACGGTGAAGAGAAGAGCCTGCGCGATATCGCGCTGGACGAGATCGGCAAGACGAAGTTCTATCCGGAATGGGGGCGCAATCGTCTGACTTCGATGGTGGAAGGGCGCCCCGACTGGTGTATCAGCCGCCAGCGCGACTGGGGTGTGCCGATCGCCTTTTTCCGAAACAAAAAGACGGGCGAGGTGATCCTGGACGAAAAGGTGCTCAACTTCATCGCGATGATCTTCGAGATGAAGGGATGCGACGCATGGTATGAGATGAGTGTCGAAGAGCTTCTCTACCCGGGCAGCGGCTACGACCCGAACGACCTTGAAAAGGTGATGGATATCCTCGATGTCTGGTTCGACAGCGGTTCGACCTGGTATGCGGTGCTGAAATCCCGGAATTACGATGCCGGAAAATTCCCGGCCGACCTCTACCTCGAAGGAAGCGATCAACACCGCGGATGGTTCCAGAGTTCCCTGCTACTCAGCTCCGCGATCGAACACAAGGCGCCCTACAAGGCGATTCTGACCCACGGTTTCACCGTCGACGAGAAGGGCGAGAAGATGTCCAAATCGAAGGGCAACGTCGTCGCACCGGACGAGGTGGCCAAAAAGTACGGAAGTGAAATTCTGCGGCTATGGGTTGCGATGAGCGAATACAAGAGCGACCTGAAGATCAGCGACGCCATCTTGAAGCAGGTGGCGGAGAACTACCGAAAGATCCGTAATACGTTCCGTTTTCTGCTGGCCAACGTCGACGATCTCGAGAGACTTGTGCCGGTGGATGAGATGGGCGAGCTCGACCGCTGGATCGTCAAGAAGGCCAGTGAAGTTTTCGCATCGATGCGTGAGTCGTTCGATCTTTACGATTTCTCCAAGGGGTTTCATACCCTTAACAATTTTTTGACTAACGAGCTGAGCGGTATCTACCTCGACATCACAAAAGACCGCCTCTACTGTGACGGCAAGAACGATATGACGCGCCGCTCGAGCCAGAGCGCGATGGCGATGATCGCACGTGCGATGTTGCCGCTGGTGGCCCCTGTCATCACCTATACAGCCGATGAACTTCTCGAGTACGCTCCAGCGGTCGTCAAAGGTGAATCAAACGATGTTTTCGATCTGGTTTACGCACCGCTTCCAAATGCAGATGTGGCGATGGATGAATCCTATATGCTTGCCGCTCGCGAAGCCTTTTTCGAGATCGTCGACCGCCTCAAGAAAGAGGGCGTCATCAAGCAGACGCTGGAGCTTGGCCTCGTGACATCGAGTGACAAACTGGCGCAATTGAATCCCAAAGATGCAGAAGACTGGTTTGTTGTAAGTGAAATCGCAGCTTCCAGCGAGAGTGAAGCGCTGGCAGAGTTTGAAGTGGAGAGAGATCGCTTCGTCATCGTCAAGGCGAGTGGCCACAAGTGTCCGCGTTGCTGGCGATTCGCCGCACCCAAACCCGATACACTCTGTACGCGGTGTGCGAAGGTTCTGAATGTTTGATCTGAGTCAGCCGATTCACTGGCAGGTGGTTGCCGGCACGATCGGGCTCATATTTTTGATAACTGCGGTCGGAATCGCAGCGGTGAAGATGAAGAAAAAAAGGAGAGAAGGTTGATAACGCTAAAAGAGGCACTTGGTCTGCCAAAAGAAGAGATCGCCGCATTGCGCGAAGATCTGAAAAAGAAGATCGAAGAGAAAAAAGAGCTCAACGCCTACATCGCCGTCGATGAAGCGGGCGAGGGTGTGCCACTTCTGATCAAAGACAATATCCAGGTCAAAGGATGGAACGTTACCGCCGCGAGTAATATTCTGCAAGGGTATGTGGCACCCTACAACGCGACCGTGATCGAAAAGATCGAAGCGGCGGGCCTTTCACCGTTCGGACGGGCGAACATGGATGAATTTGCGATGGGAAGTTCAACCGAAACAAGTTTCTACGGCAAAACCCTCAACCCGCACGATCCCGGCCGCGTACCCGGTGGTTCTTCCGGCGGCTCCGCAGCGGCAGTCGGTGCGGGTGTAGCGATTGCCGCACTAGGAAGCGACACGGGTGGATCGATTCGGCAGCCGGCGGCATTTTGCGGCATAGTGGGCATGAAACCGACTTATGGAAGGGTGAGCCGTTGGGGGCTCGGTGCCTACAGTTCCAGTCTCGACCAGATCGGACCGATGACACAGAATGTCGAAGATGCGGCGATTTTGTATGACATTATAAGCGGCCACGACACCCATGACAGCACGAGTGCGGATATCGACTACACGCCGGTTACACCAAATCTGAATCCCGACAGAAAACTGAAAATCGCCGTTATCGACAACTATATCAAAGATGCCAGCCCCGAAGTGCAGGCGGCATACGACACGGCCATCAAAGCGCTCGAAGATTCGGGGCATACGATCGTCCATAAAGAGATGATGGGTGCGAAATATGACATTGCCGCCTACTACATTATCGCGACAGCCGAAGCGAGTGCGAACTTGAGCCGTTACGACGGGATCCGCTACGGCAACCGCGTCGAAGATGTGAAAGATCTCAAAGAGCTTTACCTCCGCACCCGCAGCGAAGGGTTTGGCGAAGAGGTCAAGCGCCGTATTCTGCTTGGAAGCTTCGTCCTCTCCAGCGGCTACTACGACGCCTACTATCTCAAAGCCCAGAAGGTGCGCCATCTCATTAAAGATGAGTTCGAGGCGGTCTTCAAAGAAGCGGATCTGATCCTCAGTCCCGTTGCGCCGACACCGGCTTTCAAATTCGGTGAGATGGCGGATCCACTGCAGATGTATCTGAGCGACGCCTATACGATCGGAATCAACCTTGCAGGTCTGCCGGCACTCAGTCTACCTATCCAAAAGACAGCCGAAGGGCTTCCTGTCGGCCTCCAGCTTATTGGAAAACATTTTGACGAACAGACGGTTTTTGACGGGGCATTGAGCCTTGAAAACGCGGTAGCATACGAAAAATAACGAAGGAGATCATACATGAGAATTAGAAAACGCGCCCTGACATTCGAAGATGTCCTTTTGGTTCCCAAGCACTCGACAGTACTTCCAAAAGAGGTCGACCTCTCGACACAACTGACAAAAAATATCCGCCTCAATATTCCGATTGTCTCCGCGGCGATGGATACGGTGACCGAGTACCGTGCGGCGATCGCGATGGCACGCCTCGGAGGGATCGGGATCATTCATAAAAACATGGATACCGCGACACAGGTCAAGCAGATCAAAAAGGTCAAGAAGAGCGAGTCCGGTATTATCATCGATCCCGTTTTCATGCATCCTGGGCAGACACTCGGCGAGGCAGAAGCGATTATGCGTGAGTACCGCATCTCCGGTGTACCGGTCGTGGACGAGCATATGAGACTGCTGGGTATCCTCACCAACCGCGATATGCGCTTCGAGACCGACATGAACAAAAAAGTTGAAGATATCATGACCAAAATGCCACTCATTACGGCGAAGAAAGGGATCTCGCTCGATGAAGCGGCGGATATTATGCACAAAAACAAGATCGAGAAACTGCCATTGATCGACGAAAACGGTGTCCTGACCGGTTTGGTTACGATCAAAGATATCAAAAAACGCAAAGAGTATCCAAATGCCTGCAAAGACGACTTTGGCCGTCTGCGCGTGGGCGCTGCGATTGGCGTGGGACAGATCGATCGAGCGCGTGCACTGGCGGAAGCGGGGGTTGACGTGCTGGTGCTCGACTCGGCGCACGGCCACTCCCAGGGCATCATCGACACACTCGAAACGCTCAAATCCGAGCTTGAAGTCGATGTGATAGCTGGAAACATCGCGACCAGCGAAGCTGCTGAAGATCTGATTAGAGCGGGTGCCGACGCCATCAAAGTTGGCATCGGGCCGGGATCGATCTGTACGACGCGCATCGTTGCCGGTGTTGGGGTCCCGCAGATCAGCGCCATTGATGAGTGTGCACAAGTGGGACACAAGTATGGTGTGCCGGTCATCGCCGACGGCGGTATCAAGTACTCCGGCGATGTCGCCAAAGCGTTGGCTGTGGGAGCGAGCTGTATTATGGCGGGTTCCATTCTTGCAGGAACCGAAGAGAGCCCGGGCGAGACCATCATGTACCAGGGACGCCAGTACAAAAGCTACCGTGGCATGGGAAGCATCGGTGCGATGACCAAAGGGAGCACCGACCGTTATTTCCAGGAAGGTACTGCAGCCGACAAACTTGTTCCGGAAGGTATCGAAGGGCGCGTACCCTACCGCGGACGTATCGCCGATGTGATCCATCAGCTCACCGGCGGTCTGCGCTCCTCGATGGGTTACTGTGGCAGCAAAGACATCCCCACCTTCTGGGAGCGTGCGGAATTCGTCGAGATCACGAGCGCGGGCCTCAAAGAGAGTCATGTACATGACGTTATGATCACCAAAGAAGCACCGAATTACCATATTTAAGCACGGAGCTTCGCTCCTCAACTATTCAGTCGCAATTCGCAAGTGGTTTTTTATAAAGCCTTGCGGTTTGGGGCGCGTCAGCGCCGTGCTTATGACTTGCGACCAAAAAGGAATTCCATGACCCAACAGACCAAAGCCCTTCACGCCGGCTACGAAAAAGACAAACAGGGAACGATGGTCGTTCCGATCTATCAAACGACGGCCTATGAGTTTCGCGATGTCGAGCATGCGGCGAATCTTTTTGCGCTCAAGGAACTCGGCAATATCTATACGCGTCTGAACAATCCGACAACCGATGTCTTCGAAAAACGCTTTGCCGAAATGGAGGAGGGTGAAGCTGCGCTTGCGACGGCCAGCGGGATGGCGGCGATCTTCTATGCCATCGCCAATGCAGCCGAAGCGGGCGACAATATTGTTTGTGCGACACAGCTGTATGGTGGAACCCTGACACAGGCGGCGCATACACTGAAGCGCTTCGGCATCGAGGCGCGTTTTTTCGATGTCCACGCACCCGAGCAGATCGAACCATTGATCGACGATAAGACAAAAGTGATCTTTTTCGAAACGTTGACCAACCCGAGTATCGACGTGGCCGATATCGAGGCCATCGTCGCCATCGCGGACAAATACCACATTCTTACGGTCGTCGACAACACCGTTGCGACGCCGATTCTCTGCCAGCCACTCAAACACGGCGTCGACATCGTCGTACATAGTGCCAGTAAATACACGACGGGGCAGGGACTCGCTATCGGTGGGATCATGGTCGAACGTAAAGATCTGGTCGAAAAGATCAAAGAGAATCCACGCTATCCGCAATTCAACGAACCCGATCCAAGCTACCACGGACTTGTCTATGTCGACGTTCCGTTGCCGGTATATACGTTGCGTGCGCGTCTTGCTCTTTTGCGTGATCTGGGTGCCGTTGTCGCGCCGTTCAACAGCTGGCTCTTCATCCAGGGGCTCGAAACCCTACCGATCAGAATGCCGGTCCACTCGAAAAACGCACAGCGAGTCGCGGAATTTCTCGTGCGGCATCCCAAGGTGTTGAAAGTCAACTATCCTGGACTTAAGAGTGATCCGAATCACACCATGGCGATGAAATATTTCAAAGACGGCATGTGCAGCGGGTTGCTCAGCTTCGAAGTCGAGGATTTCGAAACGGCGAAGCGGATCGTCGACCGTACACAGATCTTTTCACTGGTCGTCAATATCGGGGACAGCAAGAGCATCATCACCCATCCTGCGAGTACGACGCATCAGCAACTCAACGAAGAAGAGATGGCGGCGTGTGGCGTCAAGCCGGGACTGATCCGTCTAAGTATCGGCCTTGAAGATGCGGACGATTTGATCGAAGATCTCAAGCAGGCGTTGGAAGGATAACGGCCCTTTGAAGATTACGACAAAAAAAGAGACGTTTACCAACCCGCTCTATCTGGAAAGCGGCCGTATTCTCGAGCCGTATGAACTGGTGTACGAAACATACGGCGAATTGAACGACGAGAAAAACAACGCGATCCTTGTCACCCATGCGCTCAGCGGAAGCCACCACGCGGCGGGCCGTTACGAAGGTGACAGGAAGCCGGGCTGGTGGGATGGCCTCATAGGAGATGGCAAGGCTATCGATACGACACGTTACTTTGTGATATGCGTCAATGTTATCGGCAGTTGTTACGGTTCGACGGGCCCGATGTCGCAGATGTATCCGAGTGAAGAGCGCTATCGTCTCAAGTTTCCGGTGATTACCGTCAAGGACATGGTCAAAGCGCAGCGCATCCTTCTCAGCCGGCTCGGTATCGACAGGCTCCATGCGATCGTCGGTGGTTCGATGGGCGGGATGCAGGCGCTTCGGTTCGCGGTGGAGTTTCCAAATTTCGCCAAACACACGATCGCGATGGCGGCGACCCATGCCACCAGGCCCTGGGCGATCGCCTTCAACAAAGTGGTGCAGGAAGCGATCATCAAAGACCCGAAGTTCAAAAAGGGAAATTACGATCCGGAAGATTTTAAAGAAGAGGGATTTACGGGGTTGGCAGTCGGACGGATGGCGGGGCATATCAGCTATCTCTCTCCGGAGTCGATGGACCGGAAATTTGGACGTACCTATGTCGAGACCGACGGACTCTTCGAGCTGTTTGGAAAGTTTCAGGTGGAGCGCTATCTCGAGTATAACGGCTACGGTTTCAGTAAATGGTTCGATCCGCTCAGCTATCTCTATATTACCAAGGCGATCAACATTTTTGATATATCACGCGGGTACGATACGCTCGATGAAGCGTTGAAACGCATCAAGACGGACCTGCATCTCATCTCTTTCAGACGTGATCTGCTCTTTATGCCCGAGGAGATGAAGGAGGTCAAGATCGTTATGGATGCACAGGGGCAGAGTGGCCATGTCAGTTACTACGAGGTTGATAGCGATTACGGGCATGACGCTTTTTTGGTGGAGCTGGACAAATTCAGCGATTATGTTGCGGACGTTTTGAGATAGCACGGAGCTTCGCTCCTCAAGTATTCAGTCGCAAGTCGCAAGACTTTTGAAAAAAATTTGCGACGATAAAAAGGAGATTGGTTTGGCAAAAGGTTTGGATTTTGAAGAGAAGGTCGAAGCGGCGAAAAAGATCATGGAACAGTTGATGGATCCGGAAATTCCTTTGGAGAAAAGCGTAAAGCTTTACAAAGAGGGGATGAAACTGCTCAAAGAGGCCGGAAAGATTCTCGAAGATGCAAAGATCGAAATCGAGACGATCGAAAAAGAGCAGATCGATCCGGAGGAGTTGTTATGATCAATCTTGCTGCCCTTCAGATGCCGACACAGGGGATGAGTCCCAATGCGCTCGACCACTACTTCAAGACGGCAAAGGCCAAAGATACGAAGTTGATACTGCTTGGCGAATATGTTCTCAACCACTTTTTCAAAGAGCTCGAAAAGATGCCGGTGAACATGATCAAGGATCAAAGCGACCACCATCTGGCGATGATCAAAGCGTTGAGCAAAAAATATGAAATGGTCGTTGTGGCACCGCTGATTCAGGTCAAGAACAAAGTGTGCTACAAAACGATCGTCAAAGTGACGCCCAAGACGACCCATACCTATTATCAGCAGATACTCATCGACTATGGCCACTGGGACGAGGCGAAATTTTTCGCCAATGAAATCAAGCCGCTTGAAGATCCGATGGTATTTGCCCATGAAGGTGTGAGATTCGGTGTCATCGGAGGGTTTGAAATCCATTTCAACTGGTTTTTCGACCGTCTCAATGCACGGGATGTCGATGTGCTTCTTCTTCCGACCGCTGCGACTTTCGAATCACACAATCGCTGGCGGGAGATTCTAAAAACTCGTGCCTTTTTGCACAACATCTACATTTTGCGAGCCAACCGCGTCGGGGAATATCTCGACAATGAGGTCAAATGGAAGTTCTACGGCGATTCGATGTTGATAACCCCGGTCGGAGAGGTTGAAAGCGTGCTCGAAGACAAGGAGTCGCTGATGGTCGCTACGGTCGATCGGAAAGAGGTTCGTGAAGCCAAGAGGCTATGGGGATTCGAAAAACAGCTCAAAAAGCGTCAAAATTAGAATTTATTATATGATATAATCTCCCTAAAAAGTTGGAGACTCTCTGTATGGAAGCGTATTATCACTACTTCAATCGGCAGGTGATGCTTTGGGGCGAAGAGACCCAGGCGAATCTACAAAATAAAAAGATCGCCATTATCGGTTCAGGGGGGTTGGGAAGTTCTTTGGCCATTGCACTGGGGGCGAGTGGAATCGGCCACATCGACCTTGTCGATTTCGATGAGGTTTCAGTACATAA
Coding sequences:
- a CDS encoding carbon-nitrogen hydrolase family protein, with protein sequence MINLAALQMPTQGMSPNALDHYFKTAKAKDTKLILLGEYVLNHFFKELEKMPVNMIKDQSDHHLAMIKALSKKYEMVVVAPLIQVKNKVCYKTIVKVTPKTTHTYYQQILIDYGHWDEAKFFANEIKPLEDPMVFAHEGVRFGVIGGFEIHFNWFFDRLNARDVDVLLLPTAATFESHNRWREILKTRAFLHNIYILRANRVGEYLDNEVKWKFYGDSMLITPVGEVESVLEDKESLMVATVDRKEVREAKRLWGFEKQLKKRQN
- the guaB gene encoding IMP dehydrogenase produces the protein MRIRKRALTFEDVLLVPKHSTVLPKEVDLSTQLTKNIRLNIPIVSAAMDTVTEYRAAIAMARLGGIGIIHKNMDTATQVKQIKKVKKSESGIIIDPVFMHPGQTLGEAEAIMREYRISGVPVVDEHMRLLGILTNRDMRFETDMNKKVEDIMTKMPLITAKKGISLDEAADIMHKNKIEKLPLIDENGVLTGLVTIKDIKKRKEYPNACKDDFGRLRVGAAIGVGQIDRARALAEAGVDVLVLDSAHGHSQGIIDTLETLKSELEVDVIAGNIATSEAAEDLIRAGADAIKVGIGPGSICTTRIVAGVGVPQISAIDECAQVGHKYGVPVIADGGIKYSGDVAKALAVGASCIMAGSILAGTEESPGETIMYQGRQYKSYRGMGSIGAMTKGSTDRYFQEGTAADKLVPEGIEGRVPYRGRIADVIHQLTGGLRSSMGYCGSKDIPTFWERAEFVEITSAGLKESHVHDVMITKEAPNYHI
- the xseB gene encoding exodeoxyribonuclease VII small subunit — its product is MAKGLDFEEKVEAAKKIMEQLMDPEIPLEKSVKLYKEGMKLLKEAGKILEDAKIEIETIEKEQIDPEELL
- a CDS encoding O-acetylhomoserine aminocarboxypropyltransferase/cysteine synthase family protein gives rise to the protein MTQQTKALHAGYEKDKQGTMVVPIYQTTAYEFRDVEHAANLFALKELGNIYTRLNNPTTDVFEKRFAEMEEGEAALATASGMAAIFYAIANAAEAGDNIVCATQLYGGTLTQAAHTLKRFGIEARFFDVHAPEQIEPLIDDKTKVIFFETLTNPSIDVADIEAIVAIADKYHILTVVDNTVATPILCQPLKHGVDIVVHSASKYTTGQGLAIGGIMVERKDLVEKIKENPRYPQFNEPDPSYHGLVYVDVPLPVYTLRARLALLRDLGAVVAPFNSWLFIQGLETLPIRMPVHSKNAQRVAEFLVRHPKVLKVNYPGLKSDPNHTMAMKYFKDGMCSGLLSFEVEDFETAKRIVDRTQIFSLVVNIGDSKSIITHPASTTHQQLNEEEMAACGVKPGLIRLSIGLEDADDLIEDLKQALEG
- the ileS gene encoding isoleucine--tRNA ligase — encoded protein: MDYKSTLNLPKTDFPMRGNLPQNEPKRYAKWFEQKVYERMKQNRDGAEIFTLHDGPPYANGKIHIGHALNKVLKDIIVKDNYFQGRAVRFTPGWDCHGLPIEQQVEKKIGKAKKEQLPKTKIRQLCREHAAKFVEVQKEGFKALGVIADWEKPYVTMDFRFEANIYRTLCNVAAKGLLVERNKPVYWSWAERTALAEAEVEYEEKEDYSIYVAFELGDKAKEQLGHPEAAAIVIWTTTPWTLPANVGISLNPDEMYVLTKDGYIVAEKLFDDLLESGVVEGPIEMRIPARDLEGMVAINPLNGRPSRIVLGEHVLMDNGTGAVHTAPGHGEDDYRVGLVNDLEVVMPVDEEGKYDETVVRLGLLPNAEEFVGKHIFEANEEILKLLGPALLKVEKFTHSYPHCWRSHTPLIFRATKQWFISIDGKPDGEEKSLRDIALDEIGKTKFYPEWGRNRLTSMVEGRPDWCISRQRDWGVPIAFFRNKKTGEVILDEKVLNFIAMIFEMKGCDAWYEMSVEELLYPGSGYDPNDLEKVMDILDVWFDSGSTWYAVLKSRNYDAGKFPADLYLEGSDQHRGWFQSSLLLSSAIEHKAPYKAILTHGFTVDEKGEKMSKSKGNVVAPDEVAKKYGSEILRLWVAMSEYKSDLKISDAILKQVAENYRKIRNTFRFLLANVDDLERLVPVDEMGELDRWIVKKASEVFASMRESFDLYDFSKGFHTLNNFLTNELSGIYLDITKDRLYCDGKNDMTRRSSQSAMAMIARAMLPLVAPVITYTADELLEYAPAVVKGESNDVFDLVYAPLPNADVAMDESYMLAAREAFFEIVDRLKKEGVIKQTLELGLVTSSDKLAQLNPKDAEDWFVVSEIAASSESEALAEFEVERDRFVIVKASGHKCPRCWRFAAPKPDTLCTRCAKVLNV
- the metX gene encoding homoserine O-acetyltransferase MetX is translated as MKITTKKETFTNPLYLESGRILEPYELVYETYGELNDEKNNAILVTHALSGSHHAAGRYEGDRKPGWWDGLIGDGKAIDTTRYFVICVNVIGSCYGSTGPMSQMYPSEERYRLKFPVITVKDMVKAQRILLSRLGIDRLHAIVGGSMGGMQALRFAVEFPNFAKHTIAMAATHATRPWAIAFNKVVQEAIIKDPKFKKGNYDPEDFKEEGFTGLAVGRMAGHISYLSPESMDRKFGRTYVETDGLFELFGKFQVERYLEYNGYGFSKWFDPLSYLYITKAINIFDISRGYDTLDEALKRIKTDLHLISFRRDLLFMPEEMKEVKIVMDAQGQSGHVSYYEVDSDYGHDAFLVELDKFSDYVADVLR
- the gatA gene encoding Asp-tRNA(Asn)/Glu-tRNA(Gln) amidotransferase subunit GatA, whose product is MITLKEALGLPKEEIAALREDLKKKIEEKKELNAYIAVDEAGEGVPLLIKDNIQVKGWNVTAASNILQGYVAPYNATVIEKIEAAGLSPFGRANMDEFAMGSSTETSFYGKTLNPHDPGRVPGGSSGGSAAAVGAGVAIAALGSDTGGSIRQPAAFCGIVGMKPTYGRVSRWGLGAYSSSLDQIGPMTQNVEDAAILYDIISGHDTHDSTSADIDYTPVTPNLNPDRKLKIAVIDNYIKDASPEVQAAYDTAIKALEDSGHTIVHKEMMGAKYDIAAYYIIATAEASANLSRYDGIRYGNRVEDVKDLKELYLRTRSEGFGEEVKRRILLGSFVLSSGYYDAYYLKAQKVRHLIKDEFEAVFKEADLILSPVAPTPAFKFGEMADPLQMYLSDAYTIGINLAGLPALSLPIQKTAEGLPVGLQLIGKHFDEQTVFDGALSLENAVAYEK